One window of the Epinephelus moara isolate mb chromosome 22, YSFRI_EMoa_1.0, whole genome shotgun sequence genome contains the following:
- the fbxl2 gene encoding F-box/LRR-repeat protein 2 isoform X2: MNGITKGRFEVFSNSDEAPINKKLPKELLLRIFSYLDVVTLCRCAQVSKAWNVLALDGSNWQKIDLFNFQTDIEGRVVENISKRCGGFLRQLSLRGCLSVGDASMKTFAQNCRNIEVLNLNGCTKITDSTCLSLSKFCSKLKQLDLTSCVSISNHSLKALSDGCRMLEMLNLSWCDQITRDGIEALARGCNGLRALFLRGCTQLEDGALKHLQKHCPELTTINMQSCTITDEGLVSLCRGCHKLQILCVSGCSNITDASLTAMGLNCPRLKILEAARCSHVTDAGFTVLARNCHELEKMDLEECILVTDNTLVQLSIHCPRLQALSLSHCELITDDGIRALSSSTCGQERLTVVELDNCPLITDVTLEHLKSCHRLERIELYDCQQVTRAGIKRIRAHLPEIKVHAYFAPVTPPPSVHGGGQRLCRCCIIL; encoded by the exons GTGTTCTCAAACAGCGATGAAGCCCCCATTAACAAGAAGCTCCCCAAAGAGCTTCTTCTTAG AATATTCTCCTATCTAGATGTGGTGACACTCTGTAGGTGTGCCCAAGTGTCCAAG GCGTGGAATGTCCTGGCCCTAGATGGCAGTAACTGGCAGAAGATTGACTTGTTCAACTTCCAGACAGACATAGAG GGGCGGGTGGTGGAGAACATTTCAAAGCGTTGCGGAGGCTTCCTGAGGCAGCTGAGCCTCAGGGGCTgcctgagtgttggagatgccTCCATGAA GACGTTTGCTCAGAACTGCAGAAACATCGAAGTGTTGAACCTGAACGGCTGCACCAAGATCACAGACAGCACCTGTCTCAGCCTCAGCAAGTTCTGTTCCAAACTCAAACAGCTAGATCTCACGTCCTGTGTGTCTATCAGCAACCACTCCCTTAAGGCCCTCAG CGATGGCTGCAGAATGCTGGAGATGTTGAATTTGTCATGGTGTGACCAGATCACACGTGATGGCATCGAGGCTCTGGCTAGAGGCTGTAATGGTTTACGAGCACTGTTCCTCAGAGGCTGCACACAG CTGGAAGATGGAGCATTGAAGCACCTTCAGAAACACTGCCCAGAACTCACCACCATCAATATGCAGTCTTGCACT ATAACGGATGAAGGCTTGGTCAGTCTGTGCCGAGGGTGCCACAAGCTACAGATCCTTTGTGTGTCTGGCTGCAGTAACATCACTGATGCCTCCCTCACTGCAATGGGACTCAACTGTCCCCGACTCAA GATCCTTGAAGCTGCACGATGCTCACATGTTACTGATGCTGGGTTCACTGTTCTGGCCAGG AATTGTCACGAGCTTGAAAAAATGGACTTGGAAGAATGTATTTTG GTAACAGATAACACCTTGGTTCAGCTCTCTATCCACTGCCCTCGCCTGCAAGCACTG TCCCTGTCCCACTGCGAGCTGATCACAGACGATGGCATCAGAGCTCTGAGCAGCAGCACCTGCGGCCAAGAGCGCCTCACCGTGGTGGAGCTGGACAACTGCCCCCTCATCACTGATGTGACCCTGGAACACCTGAAGAGCTGCCATCGTCTGGAGCGCATTGAGCTCTACGACTGTCAGCAAGTCACCAGGGCTGGCATCAAACGCATCCGG GCCCACCTTCCAGAGATCAAGGTCCATGCTTACTTTGCTCCAGTGACACCCCCTCCCTCTGTACATGGAGGTGGCCAGCGTCTGTGCCGCTGCTGCATCATCCTCTGA
- the fbxl2 gene encoding F-box/LRR-repeat protein 2 isoform X1 produces MNGITKGRFEVFSNSDEAPINKKLPKELLLRIFSYLDVVTLCRCAQVSKAWNVLALDGSNWQKIDLFNFQTDIEGRVVENISKRCGGFLRQLSLRGCLSVGDASMKTFAQNCRNIEVLNLNGCTKITDSTCLSLSKFCSKLKQLDLTSCVSISNHSLKALSDGCRMLEMLNLSWCDQITRDGIEALARGCNGLRALFLRGCTQLEDGALKHLQKHCPELTTINMQSCTQITDEGLVSLCRGCHKLQILCVSGCSNITDASLTAMGLNCPRLKILEAARCSHVTDAGFTVLARNCHELEKMDLEECILVTDNTLVQLSIHCPRLQALSLSHCELITDDGIRALSSSTCGQERLTVVELDNCPLITDVTLEHLKSCHRLERIELYDCQQVTRAGIKRIRAHLPEIKVHAYFAPVTPPPSVHGGGQRLCRCCIIL; encoded by the exons GTGTTCTCAAACAGCGATGAAGCCCCCATTAACAAGAAGCTCCCCAAAGAGCTTCTTCTTAG AATATTCTCCTATCTAGATGTGGTGACACTCTGTAGGTGTGCCCAAGTGTCCAAG GCGTGGAATGTCCTGGCCCTAGATGGCAGTAACTGGCAGAAGATTGACTTGTTCAACTTCCAGACAGACATAGAG GGGCGGGTGGTGGAGAACATTTCAAAGCGTTGCGGAGGCTTCCTGAGGCAGCTGAGCCTCAGGGGCTgcctgagtgttggagatgccTCCATGAA GACGTTTGCTCAGAACTGCAGAAACATCGAAGTGTTGAACCTGAACGGCTGCACCAAGATCACAGACAGCACCTGTCTCAGCCTCAGCAAGTTCTGTTCCAAACTCAAACAGCTAGATCTCACGTCCTGTGTGTCTATCAGCAACCACTCCCTTAAGGCCCTCAG CGATGGCTGCAGAATGCTGGAGATGTTGAATTTGTCATGGTGTGACCAGATCACACGTGATGGCATCGAGGCTCTGGCTAGAGGCTGTAATGGTTTACGAGCACTGTTCCTCAGAGGCTGCACACAG CTGGAAGATGGAGCATTGAAGCACCTTCAGAAACACTGCCCAGAACTCACCACCATCAATATGCAGTCTTGCACT CAGATAACGGATGAAGGCTTGGTCAGTCTGTGCCGAGGGTGCCACAAGCTACAGATCCTTTGTGTGTCTGGCTGCAGTAACATCACTGATGCCTCCCTCACTGCAATGGGACTCAACTGTCCCCGACTCAA GATCCTTGAAGCTGCACGATGCTCACATGTTACTGATGCTGGGTTCACTGTTCTGGCCAGG AATTGTCACGAGCTTGAAAAAATGGACTTGGAAGAATGTATTTTG GTAACAGATAACACCTTGGTTCAGCTCTCTATCCACTGCCCTCGCCTGCAAGCACTG TCCCTGTCCCACTGCGAGCTGATCACAGACGATGGCATCAGAGCTCTGAGCAGCAGCACCTGCGGCCAAGAGCGCCTCACCGTGGTGGAGCTGGACAACTGCCCCCTCATCACTGATGTGACCCTGGAACACCTGAAGAGCTGCCATCGTCTGGAGCGCATTGAGCTCTACGACTGTCAGCAAGTCACCAGGGCTGGCATCAAACGCATCCGG GCCCACCTTCCAGAGATCAAGGTCCATGCTTACTTTGCTCCAGTGACACCCCCTCCCTCTGTACATGGAGGTGGCCAGCGTCTGTGCCGCTGCTGCATCATCCTCTGA